The Polypterus senegalus isolate Bchr_013 chromosome 1, ASM1683550v1, whole genome shotgun sequence genome includes a window with the following:
- the si:ch211-221j21.3 gene encoding uncharacterized protein si:ch211-221j21.3, with protein sequence MFAHQNKRRHEVEETSAEINQPTKRVCIDFGNAGGIQVQEYPMETWDMQESVQDMAHLGNIVSPSFTLNSYPYMVSRNSNSGPCLRCLAGESGHINHLMKI encoded by the exons ATGTTTGCGCATCAAAATAAGAGACGCCATGAAGTTGAGGAAACGTCGGCAGAGATTAACCAACCAACA AAACGAGTCTGTATTGATTTTGGAAACGCAGGTGGTATTCAGGTTCAGGAATACCCAATGGAAACCTGGGACATGCAAGAAAGTGTTCAAGACATGGCTCATCTGGGCAATATAGTTTCACCAAGTTTCACACTTAATTCTTATCCTTATATG GTCAGTAGAAATTCAAACTCTGGACCTTGTCTACGATGTCTTGCAGGAGAATCT